A window of Actinopolymorpha sp. NPDC004070 contains these coding sequences:
- the secG gene encoding preprotein translocase subunit SecG: MVTALSILLILTSLVLVLLVLLHKGRGGGLSDLFGGGVTSSLGGSSIAERNLDRITVGMGIIWFACIVALGLLLKFS, translated from the coding sequence GTGGTCACCGCGCTTTCGATCCTGTTGATCCTCACGAGCCTCGTGCTCGTGCTGCTGGTCTTGCTCCACAAAGGGCGGGGCGGCGGTTTGTCCGACCTGTTCGGTGGAGGGGTGACGTCGAGCCTGGGTGGCTCCTCCATCGCCGAGCGCAACCTCGACCGCATCACGGTCGGTATGGGCATCATCTGGTTCGCCTGCATCGTGGCGCTCGGTTTGTTGCTCAAGTTCAGCTAG
- a CDS encoding AraC family transcriptional regulator yields the protein MSPGDDPHDAPGSPDPREERDPDDPRVTPPLLDFVLANAQIRAVGAMGSRQVRDNGYTLERRTVPDYNLIFVRQGRVTWVLGDEPVPLAAGDLLVVPPGVPHHAAPMSRRVVLGSLHVEASLAGGQDVFDLLRPPRVRSVRPGTRLAGHLRSAIAEWDRDPRLTRLTLPAWAQLVTLELLVHDAELGLLRPRPVDPVVAWVLDELTERIGRRTTLDDLAGRSGFSGQHLNRVFGRVLGVTPLQYLTRLRLDRAATMLTDRQLTIRAVAREVGYDDPYYFSRAFRSRFGRSPSEYRRLLDPVSQSG from the coding sequence ATGAGCCCCGGGGACGACCCACACGACGCGCCCGGATCGCCGGACCCGCGCGAGGAACGCGACCCGGACGATCCGCGCGTCACCCCGCCGCTGCTGGACTTCGTACTCGCGAACGCGCAGATCCGGGCCGTGGGGGCCATGGGCTCACGGCAGGTCCGCGACAACGGCTACACGCTCGAACGGCGGACCGTGCCCGACTACAACCTGATCTTCGTGCGGCAGGGCAGGGTGACCTGGGTCCTCGGCGACGAACCCGTTCCGCTCGCCGCCGGCGACCTGCTGGTCGTCCCGCCCGGCGTGCCGCACCACGCCGCGCCGATGAGCCGGCGCGTGGTGCTCGGCTCGCTGCACGTGGAGGCCTCGCTGGCCGGCGGCCAGGACGTCTTCGACCTGCTGCGCCCGCCCCGTGTCCGTTCGGTGCGGCCCGGCACCCGGCTGGCCGGGCACCTGCGTTCGGCGATCGCCGAGTGGGACCGCGACCCCCGGCTGACCCGGCTCACGCTGCCCGCCTGGGCTCAGCTGGTCACGCTGGAACTGCTGGTGCACGACGCCGAACTCGGCCTGCTGCGGCCCCGCCCGGTCGACCCGGTGGTCGCCTGGGTGCTGGACGAGCTCACCGAACGGATCGGACGGCGGACCACGCTGGACGACCTGGCCGGCAGGTCCGGGTTCAGCGGGCAGCATCTGAACCGCGTCTTCGGCCGGGTGCTCGGCGTCACCCCGCTGCAGTACCTCACCCGGTTGCGGCTGGACCGGGCGGCCACCATGCTGACCGACCGGCAGTTGACGATCAGGGCGGTCGCCCGCGAGGTCGGTTACGACGACCCGTACTACTTCAGCCGGGCGTTCCGGTCGCGGTTCGGCCGCAGCCCGTCGGAGTACCGCCGCCTCCTGGACCCGGTGAGCCAGTCCGGCTGA
- a CDS encoding phytanoyl-CoA dioxygenase family protein gives MATASTTSSLATAELPPLRAQDRTLQPSPDALGPLRRSDDAVNDPDELWRRLDTDGYLYLPGYLDREEVLAARRDIATSLAGEGILDPEADPMLAVPGPSQHNRIFDDLAKASEPLSRVLYAGAMVRLYERLYGEPVRHYDYTWLRAVRPGRGTAPHGDSVFMNRGTPNLLTAWVPLGDVDLRLGGLMLLEGSNRLESVRRDYHTRDVDAYCENDEDAAELAREGRWGWNGVFSPDPVALRADLGLRWVTGEYAAGDVVTFPMYTLHGSLDNTSTRVRLSCDLRYQRATEPADPRWVGASPTAHGAASKRGLIC, from the coding sequence ATGGCGACCGCCTCGACCACCTCGTCCCTCGCGACCGCGGAGCTGCCGCCGCTGCGCGCCCAGGACCGCACGCTGCAGCCGAGTCCGGACGCGCTCGGACCGTTGCGGCGTTCCGACGACGCAGTGAACGACCCGGACGAGCTCTGGCGCCGGCTGGACACCGACGGCTATCTGTACCTCCCCGGATATCTCGACCGCGAGGAGGTGCTCGCCGCCCGTCGCGACATCGCGACCTCGCTGGCGGGTGAGGGCATCCTGGACCCCGAAGCCGACCCGATGCTCGCCGTGCCCGGTCCGAGCCAGCACAACCGCATCTTCGACGACCTCGCCAAGGCGAGCGAACCGCTGTCGCGGGTGCTGTACGCGGGCGCGATGGTCCGGCTGTACGAGCGGCTGTACGGCGAGCCGGTACGCCACTACGACTACACCTGGCTGCGGGCCGTCCGCCCGGGCCGTGGCACCGCACCGCACGGCGACAGCGTGTTCATGAACCGCGGTACACCGAACCTTCTCACCGCGTGGGTCCCGCTCGGCGACGTCGACCTGCGGCTCGGCGGGCTGATGCTGCTGGAGGGGTCGAACCGGCTGGAGAGCGTACGCCGGGACTACCACACCCGCGACGTCGACGCCTACTGCGAGAACGACGAGGACGCGGCCGAGCTGGCGCGGGAAGGGCGCTGGGGGTGGAACGGCGTCTTCTCCCCCGACCCGGTGGCGCTGCGCGCCGACCTCGGCCTGCGCTGGGTCACCGGGGAGTACGCCGCGGGCGACGTGGTGACGTTCCCGATGTACACGCTGCACGGAAGCCTGGACAACACCTCGACCCGCGTGCGGCTCTCCTGCGACCTGCGGTACCAACGGGCGACCGAGCCGGCCGACCCGCGCTGGGTGGGTGCGAGCCCGACCGCGCACGGAGCGGCCAGCAAGCGCGGCCTGATCTGCTGA
- a CDS encoding DUF2277 domain-containing protein, giving the protein MCRSIKTLRAPYVESATSTDVHAAALQYVRKISGFRAPAAHNAEAFDAAVEAVAKATQDLLDGLVVRGRV; this is encoded by the coding sequence ATGTGCCGAAGCATCAAGACCCTGCGGGCGCCGTACGTCGAGTCCGCCACGTCCACCGACGTGCACGCCGCCGCGCTGCAGTACGTCCGGAAGATCTCCGGGTTCCGCGCCCCGGCCGCCCACAACGCCGAGGCCTTCGACGCCGCGGTGGAGGCGGTCGCCAAGGCCACCCAGGACCTGCTGGACGGGCTGGTCGTCCGCGGCCGGGTCTGA
- a CDS encoding MFS transporter produces MTGPRPTEAAPGGRGPTGWRRRLTALWPDLTPLRTSRDFRLLWIAGTVFYLGGMVSYVALPYQLYHLTGSNFAVGALGLGQLVPLVVCGLYGGALADRADRRKVLVGTGLGQCLLTSVLLANAALDHPSVPVIYAVGALLAVAQALQRPSREALVPRVVGHDQLPAAVALSSIGIQVSMLAGPTLGGLILASGGAAWAYAVDVAGLAVATAIFAGLRPCPPVAKVISSGIAATVREIGDGLAYAVRRRDLLGTYIVDLTAMFLAMPTVLFPAFAADVLREPAALGLLYSAGTVGSLLATATSGWVARVHHHGRAVVLAAATWGAAVVLAGMSPSVWLAVVALAVAGAADMVSGLFRSVIWNQTIPDERRGRLAGIEMLSYSIGPLGGEARAGLVADATGVRTAIVSGGALCVLGVGLVAAWLHDFWRYDDRTDEHAIREREVRSARAAETPVG; encoded by the coding sequence GTGACAGGTCCTCGTCCCACCGAGGCGGCACCGGGTGGGCGGGGTCCCACGGGCTGGCGCCGCCGACTCACCGCGCTGTGGCCCGATCTCACCCCGCTGCGCACCTCGCGCGACTTCCGCCTGCTGTGGATCGCCGGGACGGTGTTCTACCTGGGCGGCATGGTCAGCTACGTCGCGCTGCCGTACCAGCTCTACCACCTCACCGGCTCCAACTTCGCCGTCGGCGCGCTCGGCCTGGGGCAGCTGGTCCCACTGGTCGTGTGCGGGTTGTACGGCGGCGCGCTGGCCGACCGCGCGGACCGGCGCAAGGTCCTCGTCGGCACCGGCCTCGGACAGTGCCTGCTCACCTCCGTGCTCCTCGCCAACGCGGCCCTGGACCATCCGTCGGTGCCGGTGATCTACGCCGTGGGCGCGCTGCTCGCCGTGGCCCAGGCACTGCAGCGGCCGAGCCGGGAGGCGCTGGTGCCTCGGGTGGTCGGCCACGACCAGCTTCCGGCCGCGGTCGCCCTGAGCTCCATCGGCATCCAGGTCAGCATGCTGGCCGGTCCCACGCTCGGCGGGCTGATCCTGGCGTCCGGGGGAGCGGCCTGGGCGTACGCCGTGGACGTGGCGGGACTGGCCGTGGCCACCGCGATCTTCGCCGGTCTGCGGCCCTGTCCGCCGGTGGCGAAGGTGATCAGCTCCGGAATCGCGGCGACCGTACGCGAGATCGGTGACGGCCTGGCCTATGCCGTACGCCGCCGTGACCTGCTCGGCACCTACATCGTCGACCTCACCGCGATGTTCCTGGCGATGCCGACCGTGCTGTTCCCGGCGTTCGCCGCCGACGTGCTGCGTGAGCCCGCCGCGCTCGGCCTGCTGTACTCCGCCGGCACCGTCGGGTCGCTGCTGGCCACCGCGACCAGCGGATGGGTGGCGCGGGTGCACCACCACGGCCGCGCGGTGGTCCTCGCGGCCGCGACCTGGGGCGCGGCGGTGGTGCTCGCCGGGATGTCCCCGTCGGTGTGGCTCGCCGTGGTGGCCCTCGCGGTCGCCGGGGCGGCCGACATGGTGAGCGGGCTGTTCCGGAGCGTGATCTGGAACCAGACCATCCCCGACGAACGCCGGGGACGCCTCGCCGGGATCGAGATGCTGTCGTACTCCATCGGGCCGCTCGGGGGTGAGGCGCGCGCCGGCCTGGTCGCCGACGCGACCGGCGTGCGGACCGCGATCGTGAGCGGTGGCGCACTGTGCGTCCTCGGCGTGGGGCTGGTGGCGGCCTGGCTGCACGACTTCTGGAGGTACGACGACCGCACCGACGAGCACGCGATCCGCGAACGCGAGGTGCGCTCGGCCCGGGCCGCCGAGACGCCGGTCGGCTGA
- a CDS encoding phytanoyl-CoA dioxygenase family protein, which produces MTATTGLVTTVTPEQWDFYDENGYVVLGRVLSDEDLSGLRDRIDDIMLGRAAIDYDRLLMQLDSRNGAYADAGKQSKGWKGATLDYRKIQDLEFDPLFLSYLRRPLFEEICRQTYGDIPVSAFRAMFMNKPARQGTFLPWHQDRWAFLDRDPLITVWTALDPATVANGCVQVIPGSHKQGLINPEHGSGFLTEEQAKEHCLPEKVHHLELQPGEAVLLHNWLVHSSDVNTTDIPRRAFSVCYMDARTKHTKGREEYSLVFGDGALTPEGLTPGSPVATA; this is translated from the coding sequence ATGACCGCAACGACTGGCCTGGTCACGACCGTCACCCCCGAGCAGTGGGACTTCTACGACGAGAACGGCTACGTGGTCCTCGGCCGCGTCCTGTCCGACGAGGACCTGTCCGGACTGCGTGACCGGATCGACGACATCATGCTCGGCCGGGCCGCGATCGACTACGACCGGCTGCTCATGCAGCTCGACAGCCGCAACGGCGCCTACGCCGACGCCGGGAAGCAGTCCAAGGGCTGGAAGGGCGCGACGCTGGACTACCGCAAGATCCAGGACCTCGAGTTCGACCCGCTGTTCCTGTCCTACCTCCGGCGGCCGTTGTTCGAGGAGATCTGCCGGCAGACCTACGGCGACATTCCGGTCTCGGCGTTCCGGGCGATGTTCATGAACAAGCCGGCCCGCCAGGGCACCTTCCTGCCGTGGCACCAGGACCGCTGGGCGTTCCTCGACCGCGACCCGCTGATCACGGTGTGGACCGCGCTGGACCCGGCCACGGTCGCCAACGGCTGCGTCCAGGTGATCCCGGGCAGCCACAAGCAGGGCCTGATCAACCCCGAGCACGGGTCCGGCTTCCTCACCGAGGAGCAGGCGAAGGAGCACTGCCTGCCGGAGAAGGTGCACCACCTCGAACTCCAGCCGGGGGAGGCCGTCCTCCTGCACAACTGGCTGGTGCACTCCTCCGACGTCAACACCACCGACATTCCCCGCCGCGCCTTCAGTGTCTGCTACATGGACGCGCGCACGAAGCACACGAAGGGCCGCGAGGAGTACTCCCTGGTGTTCGGTGACGGCGCGTTGACCCCGGAGGGCCTCACACCGGGCAGCCCGGTCGCCACGGCCTGA
- a CDS encoding EcsC family protein, giving the protein MKLLRNSAAGKASDVAVGYLMRAGIDGGGDLASASKAAERALAASDDPEQAIDRIVAMHTRLAAAGGFVTGLGGFLTLPVALSANVVGFYVVATRMVAAIAAVRGHDISHDAVRTTVLLTLTGNDSSTVLSRAGIGVNGIAAAALQGVSPAALMMVNKAVAFRLFAQVGQKSLARLGRGVPVVGGVVGGAFDAMLMHRIASHARMHFPQAPRELGADQAAERG; this is encoded by the coding sequence GTGAAGCTCCTCAGGAACAGCGCTGCCGGCAAGGCCTCCGACGTCGCGGTCGGCTATCTCATGCGTGCCGGCATCGACGGCGGCGGCGACCTCGCCTCGGCGAGCAAGGCCGCGGAGCGGGCGCTGGCCGCCAGCGACGACCCGGAGCAGGCCATCGACCGGATCGTCGCCATGCACACCAGGCTCGCCGCGGCCGGCGGGTTCGTCACCGGTCTGGGCGGCTTTCTGACCCTTCCGGTCGCCCTCTCGGCCAACGTGGTGGGCTTCTACGTCGTCGCCACCCGGATGGTCGCGGCGATCGCCGCGGTACGCGGCCACGACATCAGCCACGACGCGGTCCGTACGACCGTGCTCCTCACCCTCACCGGCAACGACTCCAGCACGGTGCTGTCCAGGGCCGGGATCGGCGTGAACGGCATCGCCGCGGCCGCCCTGCAGGGTGTGTCCCCGGCGGCGCTGATGATGGTCAACAAGGCGGTGGCGTTCCGGCTGTTCGCTCAGGTCGGCCAGAAGAGCCTCGCCCGGCTGGGCCGCGGGGTGCCGGTGGTGGGTGGCGTCGTCGGCGGCGCCTTCGACGCGATGCTGATGCACCGGATCGCCTCCCACGCCCGGATGCACTTCCCGCAGGCGCCGCGCGAGCTCGGCGCCGACCAGGCCGCCGAGCGCGGCTGA
- a CDS encoding oxidoreductase yields the protein MGSPSWTADHIPGLTGRTAVVTGANAGLGYHVALELARYGATVVLACRDPRRGEAALARIRRELARPDVELRPLDLGDLGSVRAFATDVTAAHPVLDLLINNAGIMALPRALTADGFEQQLGVNHLGHFALTGLLFTALSAADEPRVVTVSSQAHAMGTIDFDDLMAEHRYGPWRAYGQSKLANLLFAFELQRRADRASMPLTSVATHPGYAATNLQNAAAQARRRAWVRHASAAVTRMVAQPAAQGALTTLYAATMPDVRGGEFFGPDSFGGSRGHPTRVKATAKAYDPETAARLWERSEELTGVTFGELDSSP from the coding sequence ATGGGTTCTCCGTCCTGGACCGCCGACCACATACCCGGCCTCACCGGCCGCACCGCCGTGGTGACCGGAGCAAACGCCGGCCTCGGCTACCACGTCGCGCTCGAGCTCGCGCGATACGGCGCCACCGTGGTGCTGGCCTGCCGTGACCCCCGGCGCGGTGAGGCAGCGCTGGCCCGGATCCGGCGCGAGCTCGCCCGCCCCGACGTCGAGCTGCGCCCCCTCGACCTGGGTGACCTGGGCAGCGTGCGCGCGTTCGCGACCGACGTGACCGCCGCGCACCCGGTGCTCGACCTGCTGATCAACAACGCGGGCATCATGGCGCTACCGCGCGCGCTCACCGCGGACGGGTTCGAGCAGCAGCTGGGCGTCAACCACCTGGGACACTTCGCGCTGACCGGACTGCTGTTCACCGCGCTCAGCGCCGCCGATGAGCCGCGGGTGGTCACCGTCTCCAGCCAGGCACACGCGATGGGCACCATCGACTTCGACGACCTGATGGCCGAACACCGGTACGGCCCCTGGCGGGCCTACGGCCAGAGCAAGCTGGCCAACCTGCTGTTCGCGTTCGAGCTGCAGCGCCGGGCCGACCGGGCGAGCATGCCGCTGACCAGCGTGGCCACCCATCCCGGGTACGCCGCCACCAACCTGCAGAACGCCGCCGCGCAGGCCCGCCGCCGGGCCTGGGTGCGGCACGCGAGCGCGGCGGTCACCCGAATGGTCGCCCAGCCCGCCGCCCAGGGCGCGCTGACCACGCTGTACGCCGCGACGATGCCTGACGTGCGCGGCGGGGAGTTCTTCGGCCCGGACTCCTTCGGCGGCTCCCGCGGGCATCCGACCAGGGTGAAGGCGACCGCGAAGGCCTACGACCCCGAGACCGCGGCCCGGTTGTGGGAGCGCTCGGAGGAGCTCACCGGCGTCACGTTCGGCGAGCTGGATTCGTCGCCGTGA
- the rbsK gene encoding ribokinase, with translation MGRARVCVLGSANMDLVVFAERAPELGETVAGRRFVTVPGGKGANQAIAAARAGADVTMVGSVGDDPYGRQLRAVLDDAGVDTSALAEVAETTGTAHILVEDGGDNSIVVVPGANGTVHGPAAGLDEALTGAQLLLLQLELPLDAVLTGAKAARERGVRVVLTPAPAQPLPADLLEYVDLLVPNEPEARLLTGKDDVESAARALAEVVPEVVVTLGADGARWLRRDGAGAHVPAPSVRARDTTAAGDTFVGTLAVALGEGRPMEQALRWATAAAALSVGHEGASTSMPARARIEEFGAQTFGAEEFGAEEFGAEEFGAEEFGAEESGAEESGAESFGGEAPGGR, from the coding sequence ATGGGCAGGGCCCGGGTGTGCGTGCTCGGCAGCGCCAACATGGACCTGGTGGTGTTCGCCGAACGCGCGCCGGAGCTGGGGGAGACGGTCGCCGGCCGGCGGTTCGTCACCGTGCCCGGCGGCAAGGGCGCCAACCAGGCGATCGCGGCCGCGCGCGCCGGCGCCGACGTCACGATGGTCGGGTCGGTCGGCGACGACCCCTACGGCCGGCAGTTGCGGGCGGTGCTCGACGACGCCGGCGTGGACACCAGTGCGCTGGCGGAGGTGGCCGAGACCACGGGCACGGCACACATCCTGGTCGAGGACGGCGGCGACAACTCGATCGTGGTCGTGCCCGGCGCGAACGGCACGGTCCACGGCCCGGCCGCAGGCCTGGACGAGGCGCTCACCGGTGCGCAGCTCCTGCTGCTCCAGCTGGAGTTGCCGCTGGACGCGGTGCTCACCGGCGCGAAGGCGGCGCGGGAGCGCGGTGTCAGGGTCGTCCTGACGCCGGCGCCCGCCCAGCCGTTGCCGGCGGACCTGCTGGAGTACGTCGACCTGCTGGTGCCCAACGAGCCGGAGGCGCGGCTGCTGACCGGGAAGGACGACGTGGAGTCCGCCGCGCGGGCACTGGCCGAGGTCGTCCCCGAGGTCGTGGTCACCCTCGGCGCCGACGGGGCCCGGTGGCTGCGCCGGGACGGAGCGGGCGCGCACGTGCCCGCACCGTCGGTGCGGGCACGCGACACCACAGCGGCCGGCGACACCTTCGTGGGGACGCTGGCGGTCGCGCTCGGCGAGGGCCGGCCGATGGAACAGGCTCTGCGATGGGCGACCGCCGCGGCCGCGCTGTCGGTGGGACATGAGGGCGCGAGCACCTCCATGCCGGCCCGGGCGCGGATCGAGGAGTTCGGTGCCCAGACGTTCGGAGCCGAGGAGTTCGGAGCCGAGGAGTTCGGAGCCGAGGAGTTCGGAGCCGAGGAGTTCGGAGCCGAGGAGTCCGGTGCCGAGGAGTCCGGTGCCGAGTCCTTCGGCGGCGAGGCGCCCGGCGGGCGGTGA
- a CDS encoding RNA polymerase-binding protein RbpA, whose product MASGSAIRGSRVGAGPMGEAERGDTAPRRRVTYWCANGHETRPSFAIEAQIPDSWDCPRCGLPASVDSGNPPPVPRNEPYKTHLAYVKERRSDEEARQILEEALQQLRARVSRGEVIL is encoded by the coding sequence GTGGCAAGTGGCAGCGCCATTCGAGGAAGCCGGGTCGGTGCCGGTCCGATGGGAGAGGCCGAGCGGGGTGACACCGCTCCACGCCGCCGCGTCACCTACTGGTGCGCCAACGGGCACGAGACCCGGCCGAGCTTCGCGATCGAGGCGCAGATTCCGGACTCCTGGGACTGCCCCCGCTGCGGTCTGCCGGCCAGCGTCGACTCCGGCAACCCGCCGCCGGTGCCGCGCAACGAGCCGTACAAGACCCACCTGGCCTACGTGAAGGAACGCCGCAGCGACGAGGAGGCCCGCCAGATCCTGGAGGAGGCCCTTCAGCAGCTGCGTGCCCGGGTGAGCCGGGGCGAAGTCATCCTCTGA
- a CDS encoding family 10 glycosylhydrolase translates to MVHQYGFTESSDESSEQSTQSSAQSSAGSHGPLRRRAVSRRGVLGGGLSAAFATASGGFPLGASPAAAATATGTTTRTAAGCPAPDPGVPKRQFRAVWIASVANIDWPSRPGLSVTEQQAEYRALLDDAERNRFNAVVVQIRPTADAFWPSPYEPWSSWLTGTQGRDPGYDPLEFAVREAHARNLEFHGWFNPYRVSMGTDPSVLTPDHPARVHPDWIVSYGGKLYYNPGIPEVRRFCEDAIMDAVRRYDLDGVHFDDYFYPYPVGTTPFGDDATYEQYGDGFADKASWRRNNIDLLIQELGSRIKDAKPWVKFGVSPFAVWRNQATDPEGSATTAGVQTYDDLAADTRKWVREEWIDYIVPQVYWSIGFAPADYAVLVPWWSEQVAGTDVQLFIGQATYKVGTSTQSPEWSDPDEMSRHLTFNREYPQVLGDVYFSAKDVRANRLDHMDIVRAEHYSRPALVPVAEQLGGHAPARPLLAAAEPVADGIRLTWVARPPDEPAPTSYAVYRFDGRGPVDACDLADAHGLVATVRDTGTGRQTFLDSTASKGQTYTYVVTALDRIQHESEPSRSRTVRR, encoded by the coding sequence GTGGTCCACCAGTACGGGTTCACCGAGTCGTCCGACGAGTCTTCCGAGCAGTCCACCCAGTCCTCCGCCCAGTCCTCCGCAGGCAGCCATGGTCCGCTGCGGCGGCGAGCGGTCTCCCGCCGCGGCGTACTCGGTGGAGGGCTGTCCGCCGCGTTCGCCACCGCGTCCGGGGGATTCCCGCTCGGTGCCTCCCCCGCGGCGGCGGCCACGGCGACCGGAACGACGACGCGCACCGCCGCCGGCTGCCCGGCGCCCGATCCGGGCGTGCCCAAGCGGCAGTTCCGTGCCGTGTGGATCGCGAGCGTGGCCAACATCGACTGGCCCTCCCGTCCCGGGCTCAGCGTCACCGAGCAGCAGGCCGAATACCGCGCCCTGCTCGACGACGCCGAACGCAACCGGTTCAACGCGGTCGTGGTCCAGATCCGGCCCACCGCCGACGCGTTCTGGCCCTCGCCGTACGAACCCTGGTCCTCCTGGCTCACCGGCACCCAGGGACGCGACCCCGGCTACGACCCGCTGGAGTTCGCGGTCCGGGAGGCGCACGCACGCAACCTGGAGTTCCACGGGTGGTTCAATCCCTACCGCGTGAGCATGGGGACCGACCCGTCCGTCCTCACTCCCGACCATCCCGCCCGGGTGCATCCGGACTGGATCGTGTCCTACGGCGGAAAGCTCTACTACAACCCCGGCATCCCGGAGGTCCGGCGGTTCTGCGAGGACGCGATCATGGACGCGGTGCGGAGGTACGACCTCGACGGCGTCCACTTCGACGACTACTTCTACCCCTATCCGGTGGGCACGACGCCGTTCGGCGACGACGCGACGTACGAGCAGTACGGCGACGGCTTCGCCGACAAGGCGTCCTGGCGGCGGAACAACATCGACCTGCTGATCCAGGAGCTTGGCAGCCGGATCAAGGACGCCAAGCCGTGGGTGAAGTTCGGCGTCAGCCCGTTCGCGGTCTGGCGCAACCAGGCCACCGACCCCGAGGGCTCGGCCACCACGGCGGGAGTACAGACCTACGACGACCTCGCGGCCGACACCCGTAAGTGGGTGCGTGAGGAGTGGATCGACTACATCGTCCCGCAGGTGTACTGGAGCATCGGTTTCGCGCCGGCCGACTACGCCGTGCTGGTTCCCTGGTGGTCGGAGCAGGTCGCGGGCACCGACGTGCAGCTCTTCATCGGCCAGGCCACCTACAAGGTCGGCACGTCCACCCAGTCACCGGAGTGGTCCGACCCGGACGAGATGAGCCGGCACCTCACCTTCAACCGCGAGTACCCGCAGGTGCTCGGCGACGTGTACTTCAGCGCCAAGGACGTACGGGCCAACCGGCTGGACCACATGGACATCGTGCGTGCCGAGCACTACTCCCGGCCCGCGCTGGTTCCGGTGGCCGAGCAGCTGGGCGGGCACGCCCCCGCCCGGCCGTTGCTGGCCGCCGCCGAGCCGGTCGCGGACGGGATCCGGCTGACCTGGGTGGCCCGTCCGCCGGACGAGCCTGCGCCCACCTCGTACGCCGTCTACCGGTTCGACGGGCGAGGCCCGGTGGACGCCTGCGATCTCGCCGACGCCCACGGCCTGGTGGCGACGGTCCGCGACACCGGAACGGGACGGCAGACCTTCCTGGACTCCACGGCGAGTAAGGGGCAGACCTATACCTACGTCGTCACCGCGCTCGACCGGATCCAGCACGAGAGCGAGCCGAGCCGCAGCCGCACGGTCCGGCGCTGA